In Naumovozyma castellii chromosome 1, complete genome, one DNA window encodes the following:
- the SPC2 gene encoding signal peptidase complex subunit SPC2 (ancestral locus Anc_4.307): MSKPVNVYSASEVSKTLDEALPSIFERLNYTESFKLTDTKLYIGYSIVVVSAVSFLLDKQLGHRNVIPYQQGLVAAYIILSSLFWYFKKYVEKSITYVGNEKKTDDKISICTRYEECEPKYFVTFVKNDEESSKLEVVLETTKVFNEAGYLQTDLLYNWFSEQLKIISLKKKE, encoded by the coding sequence ATGAGCAAACCAGTAAATGTATATTCTGCCTCTGAAGTGAGCAAGACTCTAGATGAGGCCCTACCTTCCATTTTTGAGAGACTAAACTATACTGAATCATTTAAACTGACAGACACTAAATTATATATTGGTTATTCCATCGTCGTCGTTTCTGCTGTCAGTTTCTTATTGGATAAGCAATTGGGTCATAGAAATGTTATTCCTTATCAGCAAGGGTTAGTCGCTGcatatattatattatctTCCCTGTTCTGGTATTTCAAGAAGTATGTGGAAAAATCAATCACATACGTGGgtaatgaaaagaaaacagaTGATAAGATAAGCATATGTACCAGATACGAGGAATGTGAACCTAAGTATTTTGTTACTTTTGTCaagaatgatgaagaaagtaGCAAGCTAGAAGTAGTTCTGGAGACTACGAAAGTTTTCAACGAAGCTGGATATTTGCAAACTGATTTGCTTTATAACTGGTTTAGTGAACAGTTGAAAATCATTTCActtaaaaagaaagaatag
- the NCAS0A02800 gene encoding uncharacterized protein (ancestral locus Anc_4.309): MERIEEAGTKDVDGAKYRHIYGQTSKRELYYKNIRVTNNGWDSNLLKCNSKFISVIWNSPGGGSGAFAILRADEVGRTPDHVSLFRGHKGQVLDTDFDPFNDFKIASASDDGKIGIWNIPMNYSMRTYRDSENKPMDIRPSKILSGHTRKVGHVLFHPRIRNVLASSSLDFTVKIWNIKKGKVIGTLQHSDMVTAMAFDPDGAYLATITRNKKLTIWDIASKQIVSQTKSHQGPKNQRVVWLGYSRIIATTGFSKSMDREIGIWDALDLKEGTINKFYKIDQSSGILMPFYDLTNRILYVVGKGDGNIRCFELKDRKLQQLSEFHSREPQRGFALLPHSCCDVKKSEITRCLKTVDDQRIIPISFHVPMRSEGLLDDEPEDVTSSVPMLIDEEASSTEEENDDEEDLNEISVEESSECQYVQDTSNANEASRKNSVTSLFSILSNPSTSQTRDGPNTQPKKKNRTKRSRKKSETSRYTQTEPEQTLTLLEPDPKQIIINLDGLLSSEHENVKAVKSINIGEKSTAVDEEIDEMTDSSETEILISIKVKKHGKTDRSRIQIEKLTSLIKNLQKGVDNLSRTSSKEDHRLLQLEHKLDTFINK; the protein is encoded by the coding sequence ATGGAGCGGATAGAAGAGGCAGGAACTAAAGACGTGGATGGCGCAAAGTATAGGCACATATACGGCCAAACTTCGAAGAGAGAACtatattataaaaatattagaGTGACAAATAATGGCTGGGATTCCAACCTACTTAAATGCAATTCTAAGTTTATCTCAGTGATTTGGAATTCTCCAGGAGGAGGCAGTGGTGCATTTGCTATTTTACGTGCGGATGAAGTCGGTAGGACACCCGACCATGTCTCTCTATTTAGAGGGCACAAGGGCCAGGTATTAGACACTGATTTCGACCCgtttaatgattttaaaaTCGCATCTGCTTCTGATGATGGAAAAATTGGTATTTGGAACATCCCAATGAATTATTCCATGAGAACTTATCGTGATAGTGAAAACAAACCAATGGATATACGACCTTCTAAAATATTAAGTGGTCATACTCGCAAAGTGGGGCATGTTTTATTTCATCCACGGATAAGAAATGTTTTAGCATCCTCATCTTTAGATTTTACGGTGAAAATATGGAATATTAAAAAGGGGAAAGTAATAGGTACATTACAACATTCTGATATGGTAACGGCAATGGCATTCGACCCAGATGGCGCCTATTTAGCTACTATAACTCgtaataaaaaattaacaaTATGGGATATTGCAAGCAAGCAAATTGTCAGTCAAACGAAGTCCCATCAGGGACCTAAAAATCAAAGAGTAGTTTGGTTAGGATACTCAAGGATAATAGCCACCACAGGATTTTCTAAGTCTATGGATCGTGAAATTGGAATATGGGACGCACTAGACTTGAAAGAGGGAAcgattaataaattttataAGATTGATCAGTCGTCTGGTATATTGATGCCATTTTATGATCTCACGAATAGGATACTTTATGTCGTGGGTAAAGGTGATGGGAATATAAGATgttttgaattgaaagatagAAAATTACAACAGTTATCAGAGTTCCATTCGAGAGAACCACAGAGAGGATTTGCATTACTCCCACATAGTTGCTGTGACGTTAAAAAGAGTGAGATAACAAGATGTTTGAAAACAGTTGATGATCAACGTATAATTCCAATATCGTTCCATGTACCAATGAGATCGGAGGGTCTCCTTGATGATGAACCAGAAGATGTAACCTCTTCAGTGCCGATGCTTATAGACGAAGAAGCTAGTTCTACAGAGGaagagaatgatgatgaagaggacctcaatgaaatttctgTAGAAGAGAGTTCCGAGTGTCAGTATGTTCAGGATACGTCAAATGCAAATGAAGCTAGTCGGAAAAATTCAGTAACAAGCCTTTTCTCCATACTTTCCAACCCTAGCACCAGCCAAACGCGTGATGGCCCCAATACAcaaccaaagaagaagaaccGCACTAAAAGAAGTCGAAAGAAATCCGAAACTTCGAGATATACACAAACCGAACCAGAGCAAACACTTACACTATTAGAACCTGACCCAAAGcaaattataataaatcttGATGGTCTATTATCCTCAGAGCATGAAAACGTCAAAGCCGTAAAATCCATCAACATCGGGGAAAAGAGCACTGctgttgatgaagaaattgatgaaatgaCAGATTCAAGTGAGACTGAAATATTGATATCCATTAAGGTCAAGAAGCATGGCAAAACAGATCGTTcaagaattcaaattgaGAAGCTAACATCTCTGATCAAGAATTTGCAGAAGGGCGTGGACAATCTGTCACGCACCAGCAGCAAAGAGGACCATCGTCTTCTACAGCTAGAGCACAAACTGGACACTTTTATAAACAAATAG
- the IMD4 gene encoding IMP dehydrogenase IMD4 (ancestral locus Anc_4.312), producing the protein MAAVRDYKTALQHLESFERKDGLSVEELMDSQTRGGLTYNDFLILPGLVDFPSHEVKLQTKLTKKISLNTPFVSSPMDTVTEADMAIHMALLGGIGIIHHNCPADEQAAMVRKVKTYENGFINSPVVIAPTTTIGEVRRMKEEYGFSGFPVTENGQFPGKLLGLITSRDTQFLEDDTIPVSEIMTKNPVTSLHGITLSEGNEILKKTKKGKLLVIDEAGNLVSMLSRADLLKNQDYPLASKSATTKQLLCGASIGTIDTDRIRLAKLVQAGLDVVVIDSSQGNSIFQLNLIKHIKETYPDLEVIAGNVVTREQAANLIAAGCDGLRIGMGSGSICITQEVMACGRPQGTAVYNVCQFANQFGVPCMADGGIGNIGHIVKAIALGASTVMMGGLLAGTTETPGDYYFRDGKRLKSYRGMGSVDAMQKGAASASRYFSEADKVFVAQGVAGSVVDKGSIKKFLPYLYNGLQHSCQDIGVRSTQALITEAQNGNVRFEFRTASAQLEGGINNLHSYEKRLHN; encoded by the exons ATGGCTGCTGTCAGAGACTACAAAACCGCTTTACAACACTTAGaatcttttgaaagaaaggaTGGTTTATCTGTCGAGGAATTAATGGATTCCCAGACCAGAGGTGGTTTGACTTACAACGATTTCTTGATCTTACCAGGTTTGGTTGATTTCCCTTCTCATGAAGTCAAATTGCAAACTAAGTTGACCAAGAAAATCAGTTTGAACACTCCATTTGTTTCCTCTCCAATGGATACTGTTACTGAAGCTGATATGGCTATTCACATGGCTTTGTTGGGTGGTATCGGTATCATTCACCACAACTGTCCTGCTGATGAACAAGCTGCTATGGTTAGAAAGGTTAAGACTTATGAAAATGGTTTCATTAACTCTCCTGTCGTCATTGCTCCAACCACTACTATTGGTGAAGTTAGAAGGATGAAGGAAGAATATGGATTCTCTGGTTTCCCAGTGACTG AAAATGGTCAATTCCCAGGTAAATTGTTAGGTTTAATTACCTCTCGTGATACCCAATTCCTTGAAGATGATACTATTCCAGTTTCTGAAATTATGACTAAAAATCCAGTCACTTCTCTACATGGTATTACTCTTTCTGAAGGTAATGAAATCTTGAAGAAGACCAAGAAGGGTAAACTATTGGTTATTGATGAAGCTGGTAACTTAGTCTCTATGTTATCAAGAGCtgatttattgaagaatcaaGATTACCCATTGGCCTCCAAGTCTGCTACTACCAAGCAATTGCTATGTGGTGCTTCCATTGGTACTATCGATACTGATAGAATCAGATTAGCTAAATTGGTTCAAGCCGGTTTAGATGTTGTTGTCATTGACTCTTCTCAAGGTAACTCtatcttccaattgaaCTTGATTAAGCACATTAAAGAGACTTATCCAGATCTGGAAGTCATTGCTGGTAACGTTGTTACTAGAGAACAAGCTGCCAATTTGATTGCTGCTGGTTGTGATGGTCTAAGAATCGGTATGGGTTCTGGTTCCATTTGTATCACACAAGAAGTTATGGCATGTGGTAGACCACAAGGTACTGCCGTCTATAATGTTTGTCAATTTGCTAACCAATTCGGTGTCCCATGTATGGCCGATGGTGGTATTGGTAACATTGGACATATTGTGAAGGCCATTGCATTGGGTGCTTCCACTGTTATGATGGGTGGTTTACTTGCTGGTACAACTGAAACTCCAGGTGACTACTACTTCAGAGATGGTAAGAGATTGAAGTCCTACCGTGGTATGGGTTCTGTCGATGCTATGCAAAAGGGTGCTGCTTCTGCTTCTCGTTATTTCTCTGAAGCTGATAAGGTGTTTGTTGCTCAAGGTGTTGCTGGTTCCGTTGTTGACAAGGGTTCCATCAAGAAGTTCTTACCATACTTGTACAATGGGTTACAACATTCTTGTCAAGATATTGGTGTTAGATCTACTCAAGCTTTGATTACTGAAGCTCAGAACGGTAATGTTAGATTTGAATTCAGAACTGCTTCTGCTCAATTGGAAGGTGGTATTAACAACTTGCATTCTTATGAAAAGCGTTTACATAATTAA